Below is a window of Cupriavidus sp. MP-37 DNA.
CCGGCTGCTGGCCGGACATGTCCATGACTTCTTTGCCTATCACGCTTCTGAGCGATTCATTCACCGCTACGGCGCCGAGCCGTCCGTCAACCCGTCCCACCCACAGCCCGCTGCCGGCCTTGCAAGGAGAGTCGCATGAATGACGCCATCGCCCAGCTGTTCCGCAACAACCGCGACTGGGTCGACCGCGTCAATGCGGAAGATCCGGCCTTCTTTACCCGCCTGGCCAACCAGCAGGCGCCGGAATACCTGTGGATCGGCTGCTCCGATTCGCGCGTCCCGGCCAACCAGATCCTGGGCCTGGCGCCGGGCGAGGTGTTCGTCCACCGCAACATCGCCAACGTGATCGCGCACAGCGACCTGAACGCACTGTCGGTGATCCAGTTCGCGGTGGAAGTGCTCAAGGTGCGCCATATCACCGTGGTGGGCCACTACGGCTGCGGCGGGGTCAAGGTTGCGCTCAAGCGCGAGCGCATCGGCCTGGCCGACAACTGGCTGCGCCATGTGCGCGACGTCGCCGACAAGCATGAGTCCTACCTCGGCACCATCCTGCGCGAGGAGGACGCCCACACCCGGCTGTGCGAGCTCAACGTGATCGAGCAGGTCAACAACGTCTGCCAGACCACCGTGATCCAGGACGCCTGGGCGCGCGGCCAGGCCATCACCGTGCACGGCTGGATCTACGGCGTGTCCGACGGCCTGCTGCGCGACCTCGGCATGGCCGCCAGCAACAACGACGAGCTGCACGAGCAGCTGGCCGCGGCCTACCGCCAGTACGGCGAGCCGCCGCAGGCGTCGATCCGCTGACCCATTGGCCTGACACCGCTTACCCATACCTACCGATCCAGGGAGACCCGACATGGAAGAGATCGTCATCGTTTCAGCCGCCCGCACGCCGATGGCTGCGTTCCAGGGCGAATTCGCCAGCGTCACCGCACCGCAACTGGGCGCGGTGGCCATCCGCGCCGCGGTCGAGCGCGCCGGGCTCAA
It encodes the following:
- the can gene encoding carbonate dehydratase; translation: MNDAIAQLFRNNRDWVDRVNAEDPAFFTRLANQQAPEYLWIGCSDSRVPANQILGLAPGEVFVHRNIANVIAHSDLNALSVIQFAVEVLKVRHITVVGHYGCGGVKVALKRERIGLADNWLRHVRDVADKHESYLGTILREEDAHTRLCELNVIEQVNNVCQTTVIQDAWARGQAITVHGWIYGVSDGLLRDLGMAASNNDELHEQLAAAYRQYGEPPQASIR